From Enhydrobacter sp., the proteins below share one genomic window:
- the rfbB gene encoding dTDP-glucose 4,6-dehydratase has translation MKLLVTGGCGFIGSAVVRHLVRTTDWFVTNIDKLTYAGNLESLAEARESNRHRHYRVDICDRSALDAIFREVRPDAVLHLAAESHVDRSIDGAAPFIQTNLVGTWTLLEAALAHWRTLDAEARTRFRFQHISTDEVFGSLGPVGKFAETTPYAPSSPYSASKAGSDHLVRAWHHTYGLPTLATNCSNNYGPYHFPEKLIPLVIIRALRGERLPVYGKGDNVRDWLHVEDHAEALTLVLRRGRPGETYNVGGDSERRNIDVVRAICALLDEMLPASPHCPHDKLIEFVTDRPGHDAHYAIDAAKIRTELGWRPRHSFEQGLRETVRWFLDNRAWWERVMSGAYRGERLGLPG, from the coding sequence ATGAAACTCCTCGTCACCGGCGGTTGCGGCTTCATCGGCTCGGCGGTGGTGCGGCACCTCGTCCGCACGACCGACTGGTTCGTGACCAACATCGACAAGCTGACCTATGCCGGCAACCTCGAATCGCTCGCCGAGGCGCGCGAGTCCAACCGCCATCGGCATTACCGGGTCGACATCTGCGACCGGTCGGCGCTCGACGCCATCTTCCGCGAAGTACGGCCGGACGCCGTGCTGCATCTCGCCGCCGAGAGTCATGTCGACCGCTCGATCGACGGCGCGGCGCCCTTCATCCAGACCAACCTGGTCGGCACGTGGACCTTGCTGGAAGCCGCGCTCGCCCATTGGCGCACGCTCGATGCGGAGGCAAGGACCCGCTTCCGCTTCCAGCACATTTCCACGGACGAGGTATTCGGTTCGCTCGGCCCGGTCGGCAAGTTCGCCGAGACCACGCCCTACGCGCCCAGCTCGCCCTACTCCGCGAGCAAGGCCGGCTCCGACCACCTGGTGCGAGCCTGGCACCACACCTACGGCCTGCCGACGCTCGCGACCAACTGCTCCAACAACTACGGCCCCTATCACTTCCCAGAGAAGCTGATCCCGCTGGTGATCATCCGCGCGCTGCGCGGCGAGCGCCTGCCGGTCTACGGCAAGGGGGACAATGTGCGCGACTGGCTCCACGTCGAGGATCACGCCGAGGCACTGACCCTGGTGCTGCGTCGGGGCCGGCCGGGCGAGACCTACAACGTGGGTGGTGACAGCGAGCGCCGCAACATCGACGTGGTGCGCGCGATCTGCGCCCTGCTCGACGAGATGCTGCCGGCAAGCCCGCACTGCCCGCACGACAAGCTGATCGAGTTCGTCACCGATCGTCCGGGTCACGACGCGCACTACGCCATCGATGCCGCCAAGATCCGGACCGAGCTCGGCTGGCGCCCCCGGCATTCCTTCGAGCAGGGCCTGCGCGAGACCGTGCGCTGGTTCCTCGACAACCGCGCCTGGTGGGAGCGCGTCATGAGCGGCGCCTATCGCGGCGAACGGTTGGGCCTGCCGGGCTGA
- a CDS encoding amino acid ABC transporter substrate-binding protein, which translates to MLKASSTIAAGLAVVMASGPALAGKDLDAVKARGALLCGVGTGTAGFMLADSQGKWKGLNVDVCRAVSAAIFGDAEKVKYVPLTSQQRFTALQSGEVDMLSNNTTWTLTRDTALGLEFTGVTYYDGQGFMVNKKLGVKSAKELNGATVCVAPGTTTELNLADYFRANKMQFKPVVIEKADEIRAAFFSGRCDVYTTDASALAAVRVANVPAPQKPEDYVVLPEIISKEPLGPVVRHGDNQFGDIVKWALFAMVEAEEYGINSKNVDEMLKSDNPTIKRILGVTPGMGKALGVDEKWVYNIVKQVGNYGESFDRNVGKESILNIDRGVNRLWTQGGLQYAPPIR; encoded by the coding sequence ATGCTGAAGGCTTCATCGACAATCGCGGCCGGTCTGGCCGTCGTCATGGCATCGGGGCCGGCGCTGGCCGGCAAGGATCTCGACGCCGTCAAGGCACGTGGCGCATTGTTGTGCGGCGTCGGCACCGGCACGGCGGGATTCATGCTCGCCGACAGCCAGGGCAAATGGAAGGGATTGAACGTCGACGTGTGCCGCGCCGTCTCGGCCGCCATCTTCGGCGACGCCGAGAAGGTCAAGTACGTGCCGTTGACCTCGCAGCAGCGCTTCACCGCCCTGCAATCGGGCGAGGTCGACATGCTCAGCAACAACACGACCTGGACGCTGACGCGCGACACCGCGCTCGGGCTCGAGTTCACCGGCGTCACCTACTACGACGGCCAGGGCTTTATGGTGAACAAGAAGCTCGGCGTGAAGAGCGCCAAGGAGCTGAATGGCGCCACCGTCTGCGTCGCGCCGGGCACGACCACCGAGCTCAACCTCGCCGATTACTTCCGCGCCAACAAGATGCAGTTCAAGCCGGTCGTGATCGAGAAGGCCGACGAGATCCGCGCCGCCTTCTTCTCCGGCCGCTGCGACGTCTACACCACGGACGCCTCGGCGCTGGCCGCGGTGCGCGTGGCGAATGTGCCGGCGCCGCAGAAGCCAGAGGACTACGTCGTGCTGCCGGAGATCATCTCCAAGGAGCCGCTCGGCCCGGTCGTGCGCCACGGCGACAACCAGTTCGGCGACATCGTGAAGTGGGCACTGTTCGCCATGGTCGAGGCGGAGGAGTACGGCATCAACTCGAAGAACGTCGACGAGATGCTGAAGAGCGACAACCCGACCATCAAGCGCATCCTCGGCGTCACGCCGGGCATGGGCAAGGCGCTCGGGGTCGACGAGAAGTGGGTCTACAACATCGTCAAGCAGGTCGGTAACTACGGCGAGAGCTTCGACCGCAACGTCGGCAAGGAGAGCATCCTCAACATCGACCGCGGCGTGAACAGGCTGTGGACACAGGGCGGCCTGCAGTACGCCCCGCCGATCCGCTGA
- a CDS encoding DegT/DnrJ/EryC1/StrS family aminotransferase: protein MKSVYAELRPELDAAYHRVMESGWYVLGKEVEAFEAEYAAFCGTKHCIGVGNGLEALELVLRCWDIGAGDEVVVPSNTYIATWLAVEAVGATVVPVEPTTDGPNLDPERIDAALTPRTRAIMPVHLYGEPADMDAIMAIASRHGLKVVEDVAQAQGARVRGRRTGALGHAGAHSFFPTKNIGAFGDGGAVTTDDDGLADRLRTLRNYGSRIKYVNIERGVNSRLDELQAAFLRVKLGKLDEWNERRRALAACYDDKLAGIPGLGLPRVPQWAEPVWHLYVVRTMRRADVVKALEAAGIGSLIHYPIPPHLQQAYADLGLGKGAYPLAERLAETVLSLPMGPHLSIEEVDEIAQVVRASLA from the coding sequence ATGAAGTCGGTCTATGCCGAGCTGAGGCCTGAGCTCGACGCGGCCTACCACAGGGTCATGGAGTCGGGCTGGTACGTGCTCGGCAAGGAGGTCGAGGCCTTCGAAGCCGAGTACGCCGCGTTCTGCGGCACGAAGCATTGCATCGGCGTGGGCAACGGGCTCGAGGCGCTGGAACTCGTGTTGCGCTGCTGGGACATCGGCGCAGGCGACGAGGTCGTCGTGCCATCCAACACCTACATCGCGACCTGGCTCGCGGTCGAGGCGGTGGGCGCCACTGTGGTGCCCGTCGAGCCCACGACCGACGGGCCCAACCTCGACCCCGAGCGGATCGACGCGGCGCTGACGCCGCGCACTCGCGCGATCATGCCGGTGCACCTCTACGGCGAGCCCGCCGACATGGACGCGATCATGGCGATCGCCTCCCGGCATGGACTCAAGGTGGTCGAGGATGTCGCACAGGCGCAGGGCGCCCGGGTGCGCGGCCGGCGGACTGGCGCATTGGGGCATGCCGGCGCGCACTCGTTCTTTCCGACCAAGAATATCGGCGCCTTCGGCGACGGCGGCGCCGTCACCACCGACGACGACGGACTGGCCGACCGACTGCGCACCCTGCGCAACTACGGCAGCAGGATCAAGTACGTCAACATCGAGCGCGGCGTGAACTCGCGGCTCGACGAGCTGCAGGCGGCCTTCCTGCGGGTGAAGCTCGGCAAGCTCGACGAGTGGAACGAACGCCGCCGTGCGCTCGCCGCGTGCTACGATGACAAGCTGGCGGGCATCCCTGGCCTGGGACTGCCGCGCGTGCCGCAATGGGCGGAGCCCGTGTGGCATCTCTATGTCGTGCGCACGATGCGCCGCGCCGACGTGGTCAAGGCCCTGGAGGCGGCCGGCATCGGCTCGCTGATTCACTATCCGATCCCGCCGCACTTGCAGCAGGCCTATGCCGACCTCGGGTTGGGGAAGGGGGCCTATCCGCTGGCCGAGCGGCTCGCGGAAACCGTGCTCAGCCTGCCGATGGGACCGCACCTGTCGATCGAAGAGGTCGACGAGATCGCCCAGGTGGTGCGCGCCTCGCTCGCCTGA
- a CDS encoding OmpA family protein — MMLKPLVAAFAAALLLTACESTPPPQAAAPPPPPPAQAPTYMVFFDWDKSDLSSQALSTIRQAAQAYKSTGSARIQAIGHTDTSGPPDYNMALSLRRATAVKSALVREGVPATSIETVGRGESQPLVQTGDGVREPQNRRVEITGLQPMTQQQVMAVFRDPASYCKALSDKYRQYRTSAIEEREAAAIAKCDAGRHAEGIPVLEDSLIRDKIPLPAPGYRWPGRPIAPA; from the coding sequence ATGATGCTGAAACCCCTGGTTGCCGCCTTTGCCGCAGCGCTGCTGCTGACGGCCTGCGAATCGACGCCGCCGCCGCAGGCTGCCGCGCCGCCCCCGCCGCCGCCGGCGCAGGCGCCGACCTACATGGTGTTCTTCGATTGGGACAAATCCGACCTGTCGTCCCAGGCCCTGTCGACCATCCGCCAGGCCGCACAGGCCTACAAGAGCACGGGAAGCGCGCGCATCCAGGCGATCGGCCACACCGACACGTCGGGCCCGCCGGACTACAACATGGCGCTGTCGTTGCGGCGCGCCACCGCCGTCAAGAGCGCACTGGTCCGCGAAGGCGTGCCCGCGACGTCGATCGAGACCGTCGGCCGCGGCGAGAGTCAGCCCCTGGTGCAGACTGGAGACGGCGTGCGCGAACCGCAGAACCGCCGCGTGGAGATCACCGGTCTCCAGCCGATGACGCAGCAGCAGGTGATGGCGGTGTTCCGCGACCCCGCGTCCTACTGCAAGGCGCTGAGCGACAAGTATCGCCAGTACCGCACCTCGGCGATCGAGGAGCGCGAGGCGGCGGCGATCGCCAAGTGCGACGCCGGCCGCCACGCGGAGGGCATTCCCGTCCTCGAGGACTCGCTGATTCGCGACAAGATTCCGTTGCCGGCTCCCGGCTATCGCTGGCCCGGCCGGCCGATTGCGCCGGCCTGA
- a CDS encoding amino acid ABC transporter permease, whose translation MLAMLAMLILTCDRRMWNWRLVWIWTIGSFVTFLLMFGVISLPLTLFFVVAAVAGGVGMTLRAGLAQPPETATWRALAAGGAVGLLLRIFGVLPAWSLKIAAFDYVETGLWGGLPVTMILATYGLAFAFPYGILLALGRRSNLPLIKGLCVGFIELIRGVPLISLLIMASVMLPLFLPAGTTIDKFLRAQVAVILFAGAYIAETVRGGLQSLPKGQFEAADAMGLNYPQKTLLIVLPQALRVVIPPLINTFIGFFKDTSLVLIIGIFDFLNTANQALVDPNWAGFPGEIYLFAAFVYFIFCYSMSRYSKWLEIDLNKGTRR comes from the coding sequence ATGCTCGCCATGCTCGCCATGCTGATCCTGACCTGCGACCGGCGCATGTGGAACTGGCGCCTGGTGTGGATCTGGACGATCGGCAGCTTCGTCACCTTCCTTCTGATGTTCGGCGTGATCTCGCTGCCGCTCACGCTGTTCTTCGTCGTCGCGGCGGTGGCGGGCGGCGTCGGCATGACGCTGCGAGCGGGCCTCGCCCAGCCGCCGGAGACGGCCACCTGGCGCGCTCTCGCCGCCGGCGGCGCCGTCGGCCTGCTGCTGCGCATCTTCGGCGTGCTGCCGGCCTGGAGTCTCAAGATCGCCGCGTTCGACTATGTCGAGACCGGCCTGTGGGGCGGTCTGCCGGTGACCATGATCCTGGCGACCTACGGGCTCGCCTTCGCCTTCCCCTATGGCATCCTGCTGGCGCTCGGCCGACGCTCGAACCTGCCGCTGATCAAGGGCCTGTGCGTCGGTTTCATCGAACTGATCCGCGGCGTGCCGTTGATCAGCCTGCTGATCATGGCCTCGGTGATGCTGCCGCTGTTCCTGCCGGCCGGCACGACCATCGACAAGTTCCTGCGCGCGCAGGTCGCAGTGATCCTGTTCGCCGGCGCCTACATCGCCGAGACGGTGCGCGGCGGGCTGCAATCGCTGCCGAAGGGGCAGTTCGAGGCGGCCGACGCGATGGGCCTCAACTACCCGCAGAAGACGCTGCTGATCGTCCTGCCGCAGGCGCTGCGCGTGGTGATCCCGCCGCTCATCAACACCTTCATCGGCTTTTTCAAGGATACCTCGCTGGTGCTGATCATCGGCATCTTCGACTTCCTCAACACCGCCAACCAGGCGCTGGTCGATCCCAACTGGGCGGGCTTCCCGGGCGAGATCTACCTGTTCGCCGCGTTCGTCTACTTCATCTTCTGCTATTCGATGTCGCGTTACTCCAAGTGGCTCGAGATCGATCTCAACAAGGGAACGCGACGCTGA
- a CDS encoding LLM class F420-dependent oxidoreductase: MKIGAVAFFTTETMQPAPLARALEERGFESLWVPEHTHIPSSRKTAYPAGGGLIRPYYDIMDPFLALNTAATVTTTLRIGTGIALVVQRDPIVTAKMVSTIDQLSSGRFLFGVGNGWNQDEIENHGTDFKSRHKLARERIEAMKAIWANEEPEYHGEFVKFDKMKQWPKPKQKPHPPIIVGGGFPHAARRAVRYGDGWIPRDDWLERDGIGVIDKFRTMAKEAGRDPASLPISLFRVPDRIERLRQYRDLGIDRVVFTLPAEKEDKLLPIMDHWVELGRQLDT, from the coding sequence ATGAAAATCGGCGCCGTCGCCTTCTTCACCACCGAGACGATGCAGCCCGCGCCGCTCGCGCGCGCGCTCGAGGAACGCGGCTTCGAATCGCTCTGGGTGCCCGAGCACACGCACATTCCCTCGTCGCGCAAGACAGCCTATCCGGCGGGCGGCGGCTTGATCCGGCCCTACTACGACATCATGGATCCGTTCCTCGCGCTCAACACGGCGGCGACCGTCACGACGACACTCAGGATCGGCACCGGTATCGCGCTGGTCGTCCAGCGCGATCCCATCGTGACCGCCAAGATGGTGTCGACCATCGACCAGCTGTCTAGCGGCCGTTTCCTGTTCGGCGTCGGCAACGGCTGGAACCAGGACGAGATCGAGAACCATGGCACCGACTTCAAGTCGCGCCACAAGCTGGCGCGCGAGCGCATCGAGGCGATGAAGGCGATCTGGGCGAACGAAGAGCCCGAGTATCACGGTGAATTCGTGAAGTTCGACAAGATGAAGCAATGGCCCAAGCCGAAGCAGAAGCCGCATCCGCCCATCATCGTCGGGGGCGGCTTTCCGCACGCCGCGCGCCGCGCCGTGCGTTACGGCGACGGTTGGATCCCGCGCGACGACTGGCTGGAGCGCGACGGCATCGGCGTGATCGACAAGTTCCGCACCATGGCGAAGGAGGCGGGACGCGACCCGGCCAGCCTGCCGATCAGCCTGTTCCGCGTGCCCGACAGGATCGAACGCCTGCGCCAGTACCGCGATCTCGGCATCGACCGCGTCGTTTTCACCCTGCCGGCCGAAAAAGAGGACAAGCTCCTGCCGATCATGGATCACTGGGTCGAACTCGGGCGTCAGCTCGACACCTGA
- a CDS encoding amino acid ABC transporter permease — MAVETLGGVTRARPAPWNDPVVRGWVFQIVVVGLVGALAWYLVTNTMENLQRQKIASGFDYLGREAGFEIGDTMIEYSPASTYARAIWVGILNTLRVAVLGVIMATFLGTLIGIGRLSPNWLLAKICEWYVEAFRNVPLLLWLFLFYKLISEAFPGPRQAISMLWGSLFLSNRGLYFPVPIADPIQKWMGLGLLAGIGLAVVIHRWAKKRQAATGQPFPSIWVGAATIVGVPIVVWLAGGAPSQMSWPALKGFNFEGGTVIQPEFTALLVGLVLYTSAFVAEIVRSGILALHKGQSEAAAAIGLSRTQAMRLVLLPQALRVIVPPMTSQYLNITKNSSLAIAIGYPDLVASINVTINQTGQAIENVLIIMAAYLSVSLSISAFMNWYNKQIALKER, encoded by the coding sequence ATGGCAGTCGAGACACTGGGCGGCGTAACGCGCGCCAGGCCCGCGCCGTGGAACGACCCGGTCGTCCGCGGGTGGGTGTTCCAGATCGTCGTCGTCGGTCTGGTCGGCGCACTCGCCTGGTACCTCGTCACCAACACGATGGAGAATCTGCAGCGGCAGAAGATCGCTTCGGGCTTCGACTATCTCGGCCGTGAGGCGGGCTTCGAGATCGGCGACACGATGATCGAATACTCGCCGGCCTCGACCTATGCCCGCGCCATCTGGGTCGGCATCCTCAACACGCTGCGCGTCGCCGTTCTCGGCGTCATCATGGCGACCTTCCTCGGCACGCTGATCGGCATCGGCCGGCTGTCGCCCAACTGGCTGCTCGCCAAGATCTGCGAGTGGTACGTCGAGGCCTTCCGCAACGTGCCGCTGCTGCTCTGGCTGTTCCTGTTCTACAAGCTGATCAGCGAGGCTTTCCCCGGCCCACGACAGGCGATCTCGATGCTCTGGGGATCGCTGTTCCTGTCGAACCGCGGCCTCTATTTCCCCGTACCGATCGCCGACCCGATCCAAAAGTGGATGGGCCTCGGCCTGCTCGCCGGCATCGGCCTCGCCGTCGTCATCCACCGCTGGGCGAAGAAGCGGCAGGCCGCGACCGGCCAGCCCTTCCCGTCGATCTGGGTCGGCGCGGCTACCATCGTCGGCGTGCCGATCGTCGTCTGGCTGGCGGGCGGCGCGCCCTCGCAGATGAGCTGGCCCGCGCTCAAGGGCTTCAACTTCGAAGGCGGCACGGTGATCCAGCCGGAGTTCACCGCGCTGCTGGTCGGCCTGGTGCTCTACACCTCGGCATTCGTCGCCGAGATCGTTCGCTCGGGCATCCTCGCGCTGCACAAGGGGCAGAGCGAGGCGGCGGCGGCCATCGGCCTGTCGCGTACCCAGGCGATGCGGCTGGTGCTGTTGCCGCAGGCGCTGCGCGTGATCGTGCCGCCGATGACCAGCCAGTATCTCAACATCACCAAGAACTCGTCTCTGGCGATCGCCATCGGCTATCCCGACCTGGTGGCGTCGATCAACGTCACCATCAACCAGACCGGCCAGGCAATCGAGAACGTGTTGATCATCATGGCCGCCTATCTGAGCGTCAGTCTCAGCATCTCGGCGTTCATGAACTGGTACAACAAGCAGATCGCCCTCAAGGAGCGCTGA
- a CDS encoding amino acid ABC transporter ATP-binding protein has protein sequence MIMLRGVNKWFGQFHVLSDINLEVRQSEKIVICGPSGSGKSTLIRCINRLEEHQQGDIVVDGVTLSNDVKNIEAIRREVGMVFQSFNLFPHLTILDNLTLAPIWVKKTPKKDAEEFAMSLLKRVRIPEQALKYPGQLSGGQQQRVAIARALCMRPKIMLFDEPTSALDPEMVKEVLDVMVELAGEGMTMLVVTHEMGFARAVADRVIFMDQGEIVEQNEPREFFANPRNERTKAFLGQILHHH, from the coding sequence ATCATCATGCTGCGCGGCGTCAACAAGTGGTTCGGCCAGTTCCACGTGCTCTCCGACATCAACCTCGAGGTCCGCCAGAGCGAGAAGATCGTGATCTGCGGCCCGTCGGGCTCGGGCAAGTCGACCCTGATCCGCTGCATCAACCGGCTCGAGGAGCACCAGCAGGGCGACATCGTCGTCGACGGCGTCACCCTCTCCAACGACGTCAAGAACATCGAGGCCATCCGGCGCGAGGTCGGCATGGTGTTCCAGTCGTTCAACCTCTTCCCGCACCTCACCATCCTCGACAACCTCACCCTGGCGCCGATCTGGGTGAAGAAGACACCCAAGAAGGACGCCGAGGAATTCGCCATGTCGCTGCTCAAGCGCGTGCGCATCCCCGAGCAGGCACTGAAGTACCCCGGCCAGCTCTCGGGCGGCCAACAGCAGCGCGTGGCCATCGCCCGTGCGCTCTGCATGCGGCCCAAGATCATGCTGTTCGACGAGCCGACCTCGGCACTCGATCCGGAGATGGTCAAGGAAGTGCTCGACGTCATGGTCGAGCTCGCCGGCGAGGGCATGACCATGCTGGTGGTGACGCACGAGATGGGCTTCGCCCGCGCCGTCGCCGACCGCGTGATCTTCATGGACCAGGGCGAGATCGTCGAGCAGAACGAGCCCAGGGAGTTCTTCGCCAACCCGCGCAACGAGCGCACCAAGGCGTTCCTCGGCCAGATCCTGCATCATCATTGA
- a CDS encoding cold-shock protein translates to MATGTVKWFNSTKGFGFITPDSGGKDAFVHISAVERAGLNHLIEGQKIQFDLMSDSRSGKMSAENLKQVD, encoded by the coding sequence ATGGCGACGGGAACAGTGAAGTGGTTCAACTCCACCAAGGGCTTCGGCTTCATCACGCCGGATAGCGGCGGCAAGGATGCCTTCGTCCACATCAGCGCCGTCGAGCGCGCCGGCCTCAATCATCTGATCGAGGGCCAGAAGATCCAGTTCGACCTCATGTCCGACAGCCGCAGCGGCAAGATGTCGGCCGAGAACCTGAAGCAGGTCGACTGA